The following coding sequences lie in one Blastocatellia bacterium genomic window:
- a CDS encoding MFS transporter, with protein MQLSRQQRLWITIAVLTGMLLAAMESTVVSTAMPTVIASLGGLARYSWVFSIYLLTSTVSMPIWGKLSDLYGRRSAYLLGISIFLIGSALSGLSQSMNQLIIFRALQGLGAGAIIPLGLTIIGEIYTIQQRAKMQGLFSSVWGIASILGPVLGGFISDNFSWRWVFYINIPFGLLATLVISFSMKNLPIATTKPKIDYSGAISLTALISLLLIVCLESKEISSSLITISLLLICLLLLFAFIYFEKQAVEPILPLSLFQERIFLISSVGNFLLGCVLFGTLSFVPLFMQSVLKSTATEAGKTIMFLLFSWIFSSFISSKLILRFGYRPLVILGMIALVLGNFLLILSINPNSNKYYIYLSIATIGIGMGFATFAILMAVQNQVEHKLLGVVTSSTQFFRNIGGVLGTGILGSMLAFSLAKITAQASNSQIRQELTQIVDNPSIIFDSSTRLNLSFESINIFAQGLSNSLHSIFTICFFLSLLGLLTALLIPSSQSNEFKEISLLEQEKVNTSH; from the coding sequence ATGCAACTATCTAGACAACAACGTTTATGGATTACTATTGCAGTATTAACAGGAATGTTACTTGCGGCAATGGAATCAACTGTTGTTTCAACAGCAATGCCCACAGTAATAGCAAGTCTGGGTGGATTGGCTAGATATAGCTGGGTCTTTTCTATTTATCTACTTACTTCTACTGTTAGCATGCCGATTTGGGGCAAACTTTCTGATCTTTATGGAAGACGTTCTGCTTATCTATTAGGTATTAGTATATTTTTAATTGGTTCAGCACTTTCTGGGCTTTCCCAATCTATGAATCAATTGATCATTTTTCGTGCCTTACAAGGTCTTGGGGCTGGAGCAATTATTCCTTTGGGATTAACAATTATTGGAGAAATCTACACCATACAGCAAAGAGCTAAAATGCAAGGCTTATTTAGTAGTGTTTGGGGTATTGCCTCTATACTTGGGCCGGTTTTAGGTGGTTTTATTAGTGATAATTTTTCTTGGCGTTGGGTTTTTTATATAAATATCCCTTTTGGCTTGTTAGCCACTTTGGTTATTAGTTTTAGTATGAAGAACTTACCTATTGCTACAACTAAACCTAAAATTGATTATTCTGGAGCCATTTCATTAACAGCTTTAATTTCTCTGTTATTAATAGTTTGTTTAGAATCAAAAGAAATTTCCTCTTCTTTAATAACAATAAGTTTATTACTAATTTGTTTACTTCTATTGTTTGCCTTTATCTATTTTGAAAAACAAGCTGTTGAACCAATATTACCGCTTAGTTTATTTCAAGAACGAATCTTTCTAATTAGTAGTGTAGGAAACTTTTTATTAGGATGTGTACTTTTTGGAACATTGTCATTTGTACCACTTTTTATGCAATCTGTTCTAAAATCCACGGCAACAGAAGCTGGTAAAACTATTATGTTTCTATTATTTAGCTGGATTTTTAGTTCTTTTATAAGCAGTAAATTAATCTTACGCTTTGGCTATCGTCCTTTAGTAATATTAGGAATGATAGCTCTAGTTTTAGGAAACTTTCTTCTTATTTTATCTATAAACCCTAACAGCAATAAATATTATATTTACCTAAGTATAGCAACAATTGGTATAGGCATGGGTTTTGCTACTTTTGCTATATTGATGGCTGTACAAAACCAGGTAGAGCATAAACTACTAGGTGTAGTTACTTCTTCAACTCAATTTTTCCGCAATATTGGAGGTGTATTAGGTACAGGTATACTAGGAAGTATGCTAGCTTTTAGTTTAGCAAAAATAACTGCACAAGCTTCTAACTCTCAAATAAGACAAGAACTTACACAAATAGTTGATAATCCTAGTATAATTTTTGATTCTTCAACTCGTCTTAATTTAAGTTTTGAGTCAATAAATATATTTGCCCAAGGACTATCAAATTCTTTACACTCAATATTTACAATTTGTTTTTTTCTTTCTCTACTTGGACTCTTAACAGCTTTATTAATTCCAAGCAGTCAATCAAATGAATTTAAGGAAATTTCTTTGCTTGAACAAGAAAAAGTCAATACCTCTCACTAA
- a CDS encoding response regulator, which produces MGTILVIDDDKFITEIIARFLNKHNHEVLKVHKGKEGIKIAIDTLPDVILLDQVMPDIEGTAVCETLKNDERTKDIPIVFVTSKVELDDQVQALRLGAHDYICKPIEPKELIARVEAALRIKYLQDQLKDKLRISQELEETRQHLLEQYMNSMFGQLAESLMHELNNPLMAVIGLAELVKGRGLSRDNQLLSHMEMIRDMGLRASAKLNSLLCIAKDEGSSISIDVNKIVKDVVELVNAHLLIAGVELNLILQDNIKEIKGNQSQIARAILALINNAIEATEKSSDISNKKIAVHTSQLPTGEVSIKVYNFTGHISEDIKEKLFQPFFTTKKSNYHAGLGLYFVQNIAKDHKGHINWESTLENTWFEVVLPVNL; this is translated from the coding sequence ATGGGTACAATACTTGTTATTGATGATGATAAATTTATTACAGAAATAATAGCTAGATTTTTAAATAAGCATAATCATGAAGTATTAAAAGTACATAAAGGTAAAGAAGGTATCAAAATAGCTATAGATACATTACCAGATGTTATTTTACTAGATCAAGTAATGCCAGATATTGAAGGCACTGCTGTTTGTGAGACCTTAAAAAATGATGAAAGAACAAAAGATATCCCAATAGTTTTTGTTACTTCTAAGGTTGAGTTAGATGATCAAGTACAAGCCTTAAGACTAGGAGCGCATGACTATATTTGTAAACCTATTGAGCCAAAAGAGTTAATTGCTCGTGTTGAGGCTGCTTTAAGGATCAAATATCTTCAAGATCAATTAAAAGATAAGTTACGCATTAGCCAAGAATTAGAAGAAACTCGCCAACATTTACTTGAACAATATATGAATTCTATGTTTGGGCAACTAGCAGAAAGTCTAATGCATGAATTAAATAATCCTTTAATGGCCGTTATTGGACTAGCAGAGCTAGTAAAAGGACGTGGTTTATCTAGAGACAATCAATTGTTATCCCATATGGAAATGATTAGAGATATGGGATTAAGGGCTAGTGCTAAACTAAATAGTCTACTCTGTATTGCTAAAGATGAAGGTAGTAGTATAAGTATTGATGTTAATAAAATTGTTAAAGATGTTGTTGAATTAGTAAATGCACATCTTTTAATTGCAGGTGTGGAGTTAAACTTAATCTTGCAAGATAACATAAAGGAAATTAAAGGTAATCAAAGTCAAATTGCTAGAGCCATACTAGCCTTAATAAATAATGCTATTGAAGCTACAGAAAAAAGTTCAGATATTAGCAATAAAAAAATTGCTGTTCATACATCACAACTACCAACAGGAGAAGTTAGTATAAAAGTCTATAATTTTACAGGACATATTTCTGAAGATATAAAAGAAAAACTGTTCCAACCCTTTTTTACTACCAAAAAGAGTAATTATCATGCAGGTTTAGGATTATATTTTGTCCAAAATATAGCTAAAGACCATAAAGGTCATATTAATTGGGAAAGTACATTAGAAAATACTTGGTTTGAGGTAGTTTTACCAGTTAATCTATAG
- the lepB gene encoding signal peptidase I: protein MPSLYIRPNKNTPLKGFLPTDDLQIELVNLDKETPSSKVWFSEAKSLTRDFLFAATVALMIVIFVIQPVKVEGTSMLPKLHDGERIFINKFIYQFESINRGDIVVFWYPKNPSQSFIKRVIGVPGDEIRITNGKLYINNSYVPEPYLSAEYTSNVIPNRYWIVDEHHYFVMGDNRDASNDSRAWGLVPEKYIYGKAIFRYWPLDSIGSIGD from the coding sequence ATGCCAAGTCTTTATATTCGCCCTAATAAAAATACTCCTCTAAAAGGTTTTTTACCTACAGATGATTTACAAATAGAGTTAGTAAATTTAGACAAAGAAACTCCTAGTTCTAAAGTTTGGTTTAGTGAGGCTAAATCTTTAACTAGGGATTTTCTTTTTGCTGCTACTGTTGCATTAATGATAGTTATTTTTGTTATTCAACCAGTAAAAGTAGAAGGCACAAGTATGTTGCCTAAGTTACATGATGGAGAACGGATTTTTATTAATAAATTTATTTACCAATTTGAGTCAATAAATAGAGGAGATATAGTAGTTTTTTGGTATCCAAAAAACCCAAGTCAATCATTTATTAAAAGAGTAATAGGTGTGCCTGGGGATGAAATCCGTATTACTAACGGTAAATTATACATTAATAATAGTTATGTACCTGAGCCTTATCTTTCTGCCGAATATACATCTAACGTAATACCCAATCGTTATTGGATAGTTGATGAACACCATTATTTTGTAATGGGAGATAATCGGGATGCTTCTAATGACAGTCGTGCATGGGGACTAGTACCAGAGAAATATATTTATGGTAAAGCAATATTTCGCTATTGGCCTTTAGATAGTATTGGATCTATAGGAGATTAA